Proteins found in one Fundidesulfovibrio terrae genomic segment:
- a CDS encoding complex I subunit 4 family protein: protein MNACPLLSAVTFLPLAFALGALLLGKRPDACRKFSLAAALFHLGFTAWAMALPLPLIEDAAWIPALGARYALEMDGVSGVLSLMTSFLTVIAVLVSWKEIGEKVGAYHALIFGVATTALGVFLARDLLLFLVFWEAQLVPMFFIIAVWGHEEKRRAAFKFFLFSIAGGLFMLLAAVWLYLAHGAMTGTYTFSLAALMASPVAPAAQGWLLAAFLLAFAIKTPIVPLHTWLPDAHTQAPTAGSLLLAGVLLKTGSYALARWAIPLFPQASAQYWWVLAALGAGGLVYASWVAFAQTDAKRLVAYSSVGHMGLVVLGLAVWKTATLEGAVLLMVNHALTTGALFVMVGMLGERAHTREMARFGGLWKSMPTFSGFFLLFAMASAGLPGLGNFVSEMLILLGSYGTAPLGAALAFGGLVLTLAYVLRLVQAMLFGESATDHAYRDLTPREALILAPLAACVVVLGVAPWMILDLIRGPLKALLA from the coding sequence ATGAACGCCTGCCCCCTGCTCTCTGCCGTCACCTTCCTGCCCCTGGCGTTCGCCCTGGGAGCCCTGCTCCTTGGCAAGCGCCCGGACGCCTGCCGCAAGTTCAGCCTTGCGGCCGCCCTGTTCCACCTGGGGTTCACGGCCTGGGCCATGGCCCTGCCCCTGCCGCTCATCGAAGACGCGGCCTGGATACCGGCGCTCGGCGCGCGCTACGCCCTGGAAATGGACGGCGTGAGCGGCGTCCTCTCGCTCATGACCTCGTTCCTCACCGTGATTGCGGTGCTGGTGTCCTGGAAGGAGATCGGCGAGAAGGTCGGGGCCTACCACGCCCTGATCTTCGGCGTGGCCACCACGGCTCTGGGCGTGTTCCTGGCCCGGGACCTGCTTCTTTTCCTGGTGTTCTGGGAAGCCCAGCTGGTGCCCATGTTCTTCATCATCGCCGTGTGGGGCCACGAGGAGAAGCGCCGCGCCGCCTTCAAGTTCTTCCTGTTCTCCATCGCGGGCGGGCTGTTCATGCTGCTGGCAGCCGTGTGGCTGTATCTCGCCCACGGCGCCATGACCGGCACGTACACTTTCTCGCTGGCCGCGCTCATGGCCTCGCCAGTGGCTCCGGCAGCGCAGGGCTGGCTTCTGGCCGCGTTCCTTCTGGCCTTCGCCATCAAGACCCCCATCGTGCCCCTGCACACATGGCTGCCCGACGCCCACACCCAGGCCCCCACGGCGGGCAGCCTGCTGCTGGCCGGGGTGCTCCTCAAGACCGGCTCCTACGCCCTGGCCAGATGGGCCATCCCGCTCTTCCCGCAGGCATCCGCGCAGTACTGGTGGGTGCTGGCGGCCCTGGGCGCTGGCGGGCTGGTCTACGCCTCCTGGGTGGCCTTCGCCCAGACCGACGCCAAGCGGCTGGTGGCCTACTCTTCGGTTGGCCACATGGGGCTCGTCGTGCTGGGGTTGGCCGTGTGGAAGACCGCCACGCTGGAGGGCGCGGTGCTGCTCATGGTGAACCACGCCCTGACCACGGGCGCGCTGTTCGTGATGGTCGGCATGCTCGGCGAACGCGCCCACACCCGCGAGATGGCCCGGTTCGGCGGGCTGTGGAAGAGCATGCCCACATTCAGCGGATTCTTCCTCTTGTTCGCCATGGCTTCTGCGGGTCTTCCGGGCCTGGGCAACTTCGTGAGCGAAATGCTCATCCTGCTGGGTTCCTACGGGACCGCCCCGCTGGGCGCTGCCCTGGCCTTCGGCGGGCTGGTGCTCACCCTGGCCTACGTGCTCAGGCTCGTGCAGGCCATGCTGTTCGGCGAAAGCGCCACGGATCACGCCTACCGGGACCTGACTCCCCGCGAGGCGTTGATCCTGGCTCCCCTGGCCGCCTGCGTGGTGGTCCTGGGCGTGGCCCCGTGGATGATCCTGGACCTGATACGAGGCCCCCTCAAGGCGCTGCTGGCGTAA
- the nuoH gene encoding NADH-quinone oxidoreductase subunit NuoH → MTLWLTGLALLLVKLALVLVVVLAIAAYLVLLERKLLGRFQQRFGPNRVGPFGLLQPLADGAKMLLKEDLIPAGADRFLFMIVPAVLPAATLLAFAVVPFGTDITVMGQKVPMVISDLDVGVLFVLALSSVGVYSLALGGWASNSKYSVLGAVRGVGQMISYELPLGLTLVPIVMMAGSMSLVDIVDAQADMPFIVYQPVAFVLFLISALAEIKRTPFDLAEAENELQAGFHMEYSGMRFALFFLGEYMNMIFLGALAAVFFLGGWRGPVLPPVVWLLLKAFIMPVLLIWIRATLPRLRPDQLMRLCWVWLAPLALVNILATGAVMLFIKG, encoded by the coding sequence ATGACCCTCTGGCTGACGGGACTGGCCCTGCTGTTGGTGAAGCTGGCCCTGGTGCTGGTGGTGGTGCTGGCCATCGCCGCCTACCTGGTGCTCCTGGAACGAAAGCTCTTGGGGCGCTTCCAGCAGCGCTTCGGCCCCAACCGCGTGGGTCCCTTCGGGCTTTTGCAGCCCCTGGCCGACGGGGCCAAGATGCTCCTCAAGGAAGACCTCATCCCGGCCGGGGCGGACCGCTTCCTGTTCATGATCGTGCCCGCCGTGCTGCCCGCGGCCACGCTCCTGGCCTTCGCCGTGGTGCCCTTCGGCACCGACATCACCGTCATGGGCCAGAAGGTGCCCATGGTCATCTCCGACCTGGACGTGGGGGTGCTCTTCGTGCTGGCCCTGTCGTCGGTTGGCGTCTACTCCCTGGCGCTCGGCGGCTGGGCCTCCAACAGCAAGTACAGCGTGCTCGGAGCCGTGCGGGGTGTCGGCCAGATGATCAGCTACGAGCTGCCGCTCGGGCTCACGCTGGTGCCCATCGTCATGATGGCCGGGTCCATGAGCCTCGTGGACATCGTGGACGCCCAGGCGGACATGCCCTTCATCGTGTACCAGCCCGTGGCCTTCGTGCTCTTCCTCATAAGCGCCCTGGCCGAGATCAAGCGCACCCCCTTCGACCTAGCCGAGGCCGAAAACGAGCTCCAGGCCGGGTTCCACATGGAATACAGCGGCATGCGCTTCGCCCTGTTCTTTCTCGGCGAATACATGAACATGATCTTCCTGGGGGCCCTGGCGGCCGTATTCTTCCTGGGCGGATGGCGCGGGCCGGTGCTGCCGCCGGTGGTGTGGCTGCTGCTCAAGGCCTTCATCATGCCGGTGCTGCTCATCTGGATTCGCGCCACGCTGCCGAGGCTTCGGCCCGACCAGCTCATGCGCCTGTGCTGGGTGTGGCTTGCGCCGCTGGCGCTTGTGAACATTCTGGCCACCGGAGCGGTCATGCTCTTTATCAAGGGATGA
- the nuoL gene encoding NADH-quinone oxidoreductase subunit L produces MKTLAFLILAAPLLGGLTLMVAGRNLPRRTCEAVACLAIWASFAAALSAWLSFPGGREVITLAPWFSAGPVTASLSVLVDPLALIMAVMVTFVSGIIHVHSVWYMRGEEGYVRFFCYMNLFVFSMLTIVLADNLLFLFLGWEGVGFCSFALIGHWYRESFRGLAGQKAFILTRIGDVAFVAAMALLVTNMGTLSISVIDERVITLSANGALVLGLLFLFAATGKSAQLPLLVWLPDAMAGPTPVSALIHAATMVTAGVYLLMRLFPLIAISPDAMLAVACVGGLTAFWGCLAALSQRDIKRILAWSTISQVGYMLLALGAGDVTGSMFHLLCHAFFKSLLFLAAGCVIQVLHEEQDVLHMGGFLRKARPEIFWLLLIGALDLASIPPTAGFFSKGRVLESVLAQPGQVYHALFLLAAAGAVITSFYTFRLVLLAFSGEPAKPFTHHPAVLPTGMARVLWPLAALALVAGAINLPPWVGGGWLERALASVPGVVPAHHVAHGSTAELVDLAAGLLGFGLAWLLYAPSRRPAPAALIAREDGPLSVFRGGLGLDALYRAVFARPYQALATVIWKGVDWGVVDGAAMGSGRVFAWASERVRPLSNGKLTLYLTMLVAGLAVLAAVLAGGK; encoded by the coding sequence GTGAAGACCCTTGCATTTCTCATACTGGCCGCGCCCCTCCTGGGCGGGCTCACGCTCATGGTGGCCGGGCGCAACCTCCCCAGGCGCACCTGCGAGGCCGTGGCCTGCCTGGCCATCTGGGCCTCCTTCGCGGCGGCGCTTTCGGCCTGGCTTTCCTTCCCCGGCGGTCGCGAGGTCATCACCCTGGCCCCGTGGTTCTCGGCCGGGCCGGTCACGGCGTCGCTTTCCGTGCTCGTCGACCCGCTGGCCCTCATCATGGCCGTCATGGTCACCTTCGTCTCGGGCATCATCCACGTGCACTCGGTGTGGTACATGCGCGGCGAGGAAGGCTACGTGCGCTTCTTCTGCTACATGAACCTGTTCGTGTTCAGCATGCTCACCATCGTGCTGGCCGACAACCTGCTGTTCCTCTTCCTCGGCTGGGAGGGAGTGGGATTCTGCTCCTTCGCGCTCATCGGCCACTGGTACCGGGAGAGCTTCCGGGGGCTGGCGGGCCAGAAGGCCTTCATCCTCACCCGCATCGGCGACGTGGCCTTCGTTGCCGCCATGGCCCTGTTGGTGACCAACATGGGCACCCTCTCCATAAGCGTCATCGACGAGCGGGTCATCACCCTGTCCGCCAACGGGGCGCTGGTGCTGGGGCTTCTGTTTTTGTTCGCGGCCACGGGCAAGTCCGCCCAGCTGCCGCTTCTGGTTTGGCTGCCCGACGCCATGGCCGGCCCCACGCCGGTGTCCGCGCTCATCCACGCGGCCACCATGGTCACGGCCGGGGTGTACCTGCTCATGCGCCTGTTCCCGCTCATCGCCATCTCGCCGGACGCCATGCTGGCCGTGGCCTGCGTGGGCGGGCTCACCGCCTTCTGGGGGTGCCTGGCGGCGTTAAGCCAACGCGACATCAAGCGCATTTTGGCCTGGTCCACCATCAGCCAGGTGGGCTACATGCTCCTGGCCCTGGGAGCGGGCGACGTCACGGGCTCCATGTTCCACCTGCTCTGCCACGCCTTCTTCAAGTCGCTCCTGTTCCTGGCCGCCGGGTGCGTGATCCAGGTGCTGCACGAGGAGCAGGACGTGCTCCACATGGGCGGCTTTCTGCGCAAGGCACGGCCCGAGATCTTCTGGCTGCTCCTGATCGGCGCGCTGGACCTGGCGTCCATACCGCCCACGGCCGGATTCTTCAGCAAAGGCCGGGTACTCGAATCCGTGCTGGCCCAGCCGGGGCAGGTCTACCACGCGCTCTTCCTCCTGGCCGCGGCCGGGGCGGTGATCACCTCCTTCTACACCTTCAGGCTGGTGCTGCTGGCCTTCTCGGGCGAACCGGCCAAGCCTTTCACCCACCATCCCGCCGTGCTGCCAACCGGCATGGCCCGGGTGCTCTGGCCCCTGGCCGCGCTGGCGCTGGTCGCCGGAGCCATCAACCTGCCGCCCTGGGTTGGCGGAGGATGGCTGGAGCGAGCCCTGGCCTCGGTGCCCGGGGTGGTCCCCGCGCACCACGTCGCGCACGGCTCCACCGCCGAACTGGTGGACTTGGCCGCGGGGCTTCTCGGGTTCGGCCTGGCGTGGCTCCTCTACGCGCCCTCGCGCAGGCCCGCCCCCGCCGCGCTCATCGCCCGCGAGGACGGCCCCCTGAGCGTGTTCCGGGGCGGGCTCGGGCTGGACGCCCTGTACCGGGCCGTGTTCGCCAGGCCCTATCAGGCGCTGGCCACCGTCATCTGGAAGGGCGTGGACTGGGGCGTGGTGGACGGAGCGGCCATGGGATCTGGCCGGGTGTTCGCCTGGGCCTCGGAGCGTGTGCGGCCGCTGTCCAACGGCAAGCTCACCCTCTACCTGACCATGCTCGTGGCCGGCCTGGCCGTGCTGGCGGCCGTCCTGGCAGGAGGAAAGTGA
- a CDS encoding NADH-quinone oxidoreductase subunit N has protein sequence MNALLTSYLPMLILGLGALAVFVCGALSPTRGTLFRSIALLASGAACLSALAMVPDATQTLVDAGPYARFFTALLCGVAFVCLLFAGEYARLRGFERDEFHALILLATLGMVMLAVSTDWIMFAIALEILSLSLYVLIASRREKSLPLEAAIKYFVLGAVASSMVFFGIALVYAASGSMDLAASLVKSGTQGTGLLGMAFILIGLGFKLSLAPMHLWTPDVYQGAPAPVAAFLSGGAKVAAFAALLRLAMTQSPVWTAVEPALWALTALSLVGGTLGALTQPSAKRMLAYSSVTHVGFMVLALLAVGTAGPGPAMFAAAALAVMDVAVFGCLGLLSPIDQDADLVDGLRGLGRSQPGVAGVLALSLLTLGGLPPTIGFMSKLVVFKAALAAGYLWLSVIAVAMAIVGVFYILRVLAALYAEPDENAPLPVLAAPGASGWLAVAISALLMIGLGVAPMPVLDAAALAFKTIP, from the coding sequence ATGAACGCACTGCTCACCAGCTATCTTCCCATGCTGATCCTGGGGCTCGGAGCCCTGGCGGTCTTCGTGTGCGGGGCGCTTTCGCCCACGCGGGGGACGCTGTTCCGATCAATCGCCCTGTTGGCCTCGGGCGCGGCCTGCCTCTCGGCCCTGGCCATGGTTCCGGACGCCACCCAGACCTTGGTGGACGCCGGGCCTTACGCCCGCTTCTTCACCGCCCTTCTGTGCGGCGTGGCCTTCGTATGCCTGTTGTTCGCGGGGGAATACGCGCGCCTGCGAGGCTTCGAGCGAGACGAGTTCCACGCCCTGATCCTCCTGGCCACGCTGGGCATGGTGATGCTGGCCGTATCCACCGACTGGATCATGTTCGCCATCGCCCTGGAGATATTGTCGCTCTCGCTCTACGTGCTCATCGCCTCCCGCCGGGAGAAGTCCCTGCCCCTGGAGGCGGCCATCAAGTATTTCGTGCTGGGCGCGGTGGCCAGCTCCATGGTCTTCTTCGGCATCGCCCTTGTCTACGCGGCCTCGGGCTCCATGGACCTGGCCGCGAGCCTGGTCAAATCAGGCACCCAGGGCACGGGCCTTCTGGGCATGGCCTTCATCCTGATCGGGCTTGGCTTCAAGCTCTCGCTGGCCCCCATGCACCTGTGGACCCCCGACGTCTACCAGGGCGCGCCCGCCCCAGTGGCGGCCTTCCTCTCCGGCGGGGCCAAGGTGGCGGCCTTCGCGGCGCTCTTACGCCTGGCCATGACCCAATCTCCCGTGTGGACGGCCGTCGAGCCAGCCCTGTGGGCGCTCACGGCCCTGTCGCTGGTCGGCGGGACGCTGGGCGCGCTGACCCAGCCCAGCGCCAAGCGCATGCTGGCCTACTCTTCCGTCACCCACGTGGGATTCATGGTGCTGGCGCTGCTGGCCGTGGGAACGGCCGGGCCGGGACCGGCCATGTTCGCGGCCGCGGCCCTGGCGGTGATGGACGTGGCCGTGTTCGGCTGCCTGGGGCTTCTTTCGCCCATCGACCAGGACGCCGACCTGGTGGACGGCCTGCGCGGCCTGGGGCGCTCGCAGCCCGGCGTTGCCGGGGTGCTGGCCCTGTCGCTCCTGACCCTTGGCGGCCTGCCCCCCACCATCGGCTTCATGAGCAAGCTGGTGGTGTTCAAGGCGGCGCTCGCCGCCGGCTACCTGTGGCTTTCGGTCATCGCCGTCGCCATGGCAATCGTTGGCGTGTTCTACATCTTGCGGGTGCTGGCCGCGCTCTACGCCGAACCGGACGAGAACGCACCGCTCCCGGTGCTGGCGGCCCCCGGCGCGTCCGGCTGGCTGGCCGTGGCCATCTCGGCCCTCCTCATGATCGGCCTGGGCGTCGCGCCCATGCCCGTGCTGGACGCGGCCGCCCTGGCCTTCAAGACCATCCCCTGA
- the nuoK gene encoding NADH-quinone oxidoreductase subunit NuoK, with amino-acid sequence MTAPLEHVLALAVLLFAMGAFCALARRNLIMILLGVEIMLNACSIALVGASLKWQAMEGQAFTLFLMALTAAEASVGLALFVHARKRAGTLDSGGYSSMKG; translated from the coding sequence GTGACCGCTCCCCTCGAACACGTCCTGGCCCTGGCAGTGCTCCTTTTCGCCATGGGAGCCTTCTGCGCCCTGGCCAGGCGCAACCTGATCATGATCCTGCTCGGCGTCGAGATCATGCTGAACGCCTGCTCCATCGCCCTGGTGGGGGCCTCGCTCAAGTGGCAGGCCATGGAGGGACAGGCCTTCACCCTCTTTCTCATGGCCCTTACGGCGGCGGAGGCCTCGGTCGGGCTGGCGCTCTTCGTCCACGCCCGCAAACGCGCCGGGACGCTTGATTCCGGCGGCTACTCCAGCATGAAGGGATAG
- a CDS encoding glycogen/starch/alpha-glucan phosphorylase: MVDRNANESQVDVRTDCTRQGLKQAVTDNLYYILGHIPEMAEPHDWYLAASYTVRDRMLKAWNEGIHQLFTSKELRAVAYLSAEFLLGPQLGANVLSLGLEAPLREALGDLGQDFEFIANHEVEPGLGNGGLGRLAACYLDSMATLGVPAIGYGIHYEFGMFTQKIEGGAQVELADKWLRLGFPWEITHPEHSHVVGFRGHTERWTDDKGRLRVRWKPEKTVMAVAHDIAIIGHGAKNCNVLRLWGAEAVQALDFEAFNSGAYFKAVHDKMFSETISKVLYPNDDRYQGKQLRLGQQYFFVASSLKDMIQIHLKLGKPLGTFHETFAIQLNDTHPAVAVAELMRLLVDEHAMDWDEAWGIVTKTFAYTNHTLLPEALEKWPLSLFAEVLPRHLEIVFEINHRFLDGVRAEHPGDEDLVRRLSIIDETGPRYVRMAHLAAVGSMAVNGVAALHTELLKSDVMRDFATITPGKFHNVTNGVTPRRWLALCNPGLAELITSRIGTGWIDRFEDEIARIEQFASDPDFCRDWNAVKTANKTRLAALAKQFHGISLDPEALFDVQVKRIHEYKRQHLNILRVIALYNRLKRDPGQHFAKRAFIFGGKAAPGYFMAKRIIKLINSVGDTINADKDVAGRITVVFVPNFSVRAGQVIYPAADISQQISLAGKEASGTGNMKFGINGAVTMGTLDGANVEMRACVGEENFFLFGLTTPEVQERKRAGYNPRQYAESDPVLREALDQIGSGAFSMGDRDLFAPIVDDLLGRDEYMLLADFASYMECQDRAVAAYEDRQRWTRLSILNVARLGKFSSDRAIREYCSKIWNISVR, from the coding sequence ATGGTGGATCGGAATGCGAACGAGTCCCAGGTCGACGTCCGGACCGACTGCACGAGGCAGGGCCTCAAACAGGCCGTCACCGACAACCTGTACTATATTCTCGGGCATATTCCTGAAATGGCCGAACCGCACGACTGGTACTTGGCCGCGTCCTACACGGTACGGGACCGCATGCTCAAGGCCTGGAACGAGGGTATCCATCAGCTGTTCACGAGCAAGGAGTTGCGCGCGGTGGCCTACCTTTCCGCCGAATTCCTCCTCGGGCCGCAACTCGGGGCCAACGTGCTGTCGCTCGGACTCGAGGCTCCTCTGCGCGAAGCCCTGGGGGATCTGGGCCAGGACTTTGAATTCATCGCCAACCACGAAGTCGAGCCGGGTCTGGGAAATGGCGGTCTGGGAAGGCTGGCGGCCTGCTACCTGGACTCCATGGCCACCCTCGGCGTGCCCGCCATCGGCTACGGCATCCATTACGAGTTCGGCATGTTCACCCAGAAGATCGAGGGCGGCGCGCAGGTGGAACTGGCAGACAAATGGCTGCGCCTGGGATTTCCCTGGGAGATCACCCATCCGGAGCACTCGCACGTGGTCGGATTTCGCGGGCACACGGAACGATGGACCGACGACAAGGGCCGGCTCAGGGTGCGGTGGAAGCCGGAAAAGACCGTGATGGCGGTGGCCCACGACATCGCGATCATCGGCCACGGAGCCAAGAACTGCAACGTGCTCAGGTTGTGGGGGGCCGAGGCCGTGCAGGCCCTGGACTTCGAGGCGTTCAACTCCGGCGCGTACTTCAAGGCCGTGCATGACAAGATGTTCTCCGAGACCATCTCAAAGGTGCTCTATCCCAACGACGACCGCTACCAGGGCAAGCAGCTGCGGCTCGGCCAGCAGTATTTTTTCGTGGCAAGCTCCCTCAAGGACATGATCCAGATCCACTTGAAGCTGGGCAAGCCCCTGGGCACGTTCCACGAGACCTTCGCCATCCAGTTGAACGACACCCACCCGGCGGTGGCCGTGGCCGAACTGATGCGCCTGCTCGTGGACGAACACGCCATGGACTGGGACGAGGCCTGGGGCATCGTCACGAAGACGTTTGCTTACACCAATCATACGCTCCTGCCCGAAGCGCTGGAAAAATGGCCGTTGTCCCTGTTCGCGGAAGTGCTCCCGAGGCACCTGGAAATCGTGTTCGAAATCAACCACCGGTTCCTGGACGGCGTCCGGGCGGAGCATCCCGGGGACGAGGATCTCGTCAGACGTCTGTCCATCATCGACGAGACCGGCCCCCGCTACGTGCGTATGGCCCATCTGGCGGCAGTGGGCTCGATGGCCGTGAACGGGGTGGCCGCCCTGCACACCGAACTGCTCAAAAGCGACGTCATGCGCGACTTCGCAACCATCACCCCGGGCAAGTTCCACAACGTGACCAACGGGGTCACGCCGCGCCGTTGGCTGGCCCTGTGCAACCCGGGGCTGGCGGAGCTCATCACCTCGCGCATCGGCACGGGCTGGATCGACCGTTTCGAGGACGAGATAGCACGGATCGAGCAGTTCGCGTCCGATCCGGATTTCTGTCGGGATTGGAACGCGGTGAAAACGGCGAACAAGACGCGCCTGGCGGCGTTGGCCAAACAATTCCATGGAATCAGCCTCGATCCCGAAGCCCTTTTCGACGTGCAGGTCAAGCGCATCCACGAGTACAAGCGCCAGCACCTCAACATCCTGCGGGTGATAGCCCTGTACAACCGGCTCAAGCGCGACCCCGGCCAGCACTTCGCCAAGCGGGCCTTCATTTTCGGCGGCAAGGCCGCCCCCGGCTATTTCATGGCCAAGCGCATCATCAAGCTCATCAATTCAGTGGGCGACACCATCAACGCGGACAAGGACGTAGCAGGGCGCATCACCGTCGTCTTCGTGCCCAACTTCAGCGTGCGCGCGGGCCAGGTCATCTACCCGGCGGCGGACATCTCCCAGCAGATATCCCTGGCGGGCAAGGAGGCCTCGGGGACCGGCAACATGAAGTTCGGAATCAACGGAGCCGTGACCATGGGAACTCTCGACGGCGCCAACGTGGAGATGCGCGCGTGCGTGGGAGAGGAGAACTTCTTCCTGTTCGGGCTCACCACCCCGGAGGTTCAAGAGAGAAAGCGCGCGGGGTACAATCCCAGGCAGTATGCCGAATCGGACCCCGTGCTACGGGAAGCCCTGGATCAGATAGGCTCCGGTGCGTTCTCGATGGGGGACAGGGATCTGTTCGCCCCCATCGTGGATGATCTGCTCGGCCGCGACGAATATATGCTCCTGGCAGATTTCGCTTCCTACATGGAGTGCCAGGACCGGGCCGTGGCGGCCTATGAGGACCGCCAGCGCTGGACGCGCCTGTCCATCCTGAACGTGGCCAGGCTCGGCAAGTTCTCCTCGGACAGGGCCATCAGGGAGTATTGTTCGAAGATCTGGAACATCTCCGTCAGGTAG
- the nuoI gene encoding NADH-quinone oxidoreductase subunit NuoI, translating into MYQKNGFLKSAIEGTTGLLEPFQVVFKHLFRKPITEEYPEFKRELPERTRGRIVLTRSPDNEERCVACQLCSAACPVSCISMQSAVREDGRRYAEWFRINFGRCIFCGLCEEACPTLAIQLTPDFEMSADDPLKLVYEKDDLLVDHGGKDPDYDFYRHAGVAVGRGPGTHEDELPAVNIKSNYP; encoded by the coding sequence ATGTACCAGAAGAACGGATTTCTCAAAAGCGCCATCGAGGGCACCACGGGCCTGCTGGAACCCTTCCAGGTGGTGTTCAAGCACCTCTTCCGCAAGCCCATCACCGAGGAGTACCCCGAGTTCAAGCGCGAGCTGCCGGAAAGGACGCGTGGGCGCATCGTGCTCACCCGCAGCCCCGACAACGAGGAGCGCTGCGTGGCCTGCCAGTTGTGCTCGGCCGCCTGCCCGGTGAGCTGCATCTCCATGCAGTCCGCCGTGCGTGAGGACGGTCGCCGATACGCCGAGTGGTTCCGCATCAACTTCGGGCGCTGCATCTTCTGCGGCCTTTGCGAGGAGGCCTGCCCCACCCTGGCCATCCAGCTCACGCCCGACTTCGAGATGAGCGCGGACGATCCCCTGAAGCTCGTCTACGAGAAGGACGACCTGTTGGTGGACCACGGCGGCAAAGACCCGGACTACGATTTCTACAGGCACGCGGGCGTGGCCGTTGGGCGCGGGCCAGGCACCCACGAGGACGAGCTGCCCGCCGTCAACATCAAGAGCAACTACCCATGA
- a CDS encoding NADH-quinone oxidoreductase subunit J family protein, producing the protein MSVTQILFYVLAGVIAASTGLAVFQRQPVHAVVYLVVSFFATAVLFGLFGAPLPAILQIMVPAGAVMVLFLFIIMLLGREEPKPRDLATMRWIGPAALAAVAAVAGAVLLSLPVHEAVPMAMAKASAKELGRFVYQNYWPAVEAVSVLFFVALAGAMFLVRDFKARGAEKPGNEEAQP; encoded by the coding sequence ATGAGCGTAACACAAATACTTTTTTATGTGCTGGCAGGAGTCATCGCCGCGTCCACCGGGCTGGCCGTGTTCCAGCGCCAGCCGGTGCACGCCGTGGTCTACCTGGTGGTGTCCTTCTTCGCCACGGCGGTGCTCTTCGGGCTCTTCGGCGCGCCGCTTCCCGCCATCCTGCAGATCATGGTGCCCGCCGGGGCGGTGATGGTGCTGTTTCTCTTCATCATCATGCTGCTTGGCCGCGAGGAGCCCAAGCCCCGCGACCTGGCCACCATGCGCTGGATCGGCCCGGCCGCCCTGGCGGCCGTAGCGGCCGTGGCCGGGGCGGTGCTGCTGTCCCTACCCGTCCACGAGGCCGTCCCCATGGCCATGGCCAAGGCGTCGGCCAAGGAGCTCGGGCGCTTCGTGTATCAGAACTACTGGCCCGCCGTGGAGGCCGTGTCCGTGCTCTTCTTCGTGGCCTTGGCCGGGGCCATGTTCCTGGTGCGCGACTTCAAGGCCCGGGGCGCCGAGAAGCCCGGCAATGAGGAGGCCCAGCCGTGA